From a single Streptomyces sp. 1331.2 genomic region:
- a CDS encoding DUF2254 domain-containing protein: MIRGVHLEAQWRREALRTNLWVVPILEVVLAALLFVATWSLDRAAYRGDLTLPSWVISGTADAARQTLAAIAAALITVVGVVFSIMIVTLTLASTQFGPRMLRTFIRDRTTQLTLGTFVGTFVFAILSLVVIGPGSHGDLVPHLSITVCMVLVMADLAVLIYFIHHIATSIQLPRVIASIAAELSAAIEAGAGEPARADEVTTGPSAAELHARLDTAGAAVPAPASGYLQFVRHRTLVRMAAELDAVIRLDHRPGHFLVQGHQLATVWPAEAAPEVARRFARAHVTGSTRTLAQDIAFAVDQMVEIAIRALSTAVNDTFTALTCVDWLGEGLCRIAARWYPDPVHRDESGHIRVMTAPVSYERLVQRAFEKIRQAAPGMPAILIRQLDALAEIMSETKTEQQRQVLLAQAEMIERLSRESITEPSDREDVHRRYLTLLAVHAALTPRA; encoded by the coding sequence GTGATCCGTGGGGTCCACCTGGAGGCGCAGTGGCGCCGCGAGGCGCTGCGGACCAACCTGTGGGTCGTACCGATCCTGGAGGTCGTGCTCGCCGCGCTGCTGTTCGTCGCCACCTGGTCCCTGGACCGCGCCGCCTACCGCGGGGACCTCACCCTGCCGTCCTGGGTCATCAGCGGCACCGCCGACGCCGCCCGGCAGACGCTCGCCGCCATCGCGGCGGCGCTGATCACCGTCGTGGGCGTGGTGTTCTCGATCATGATCGTGACCCTGACCCTGGCCTCCACCCAGTTCGGCCCGCGCATGCTGCGCACCTTCATCCGGGACCGCACCACCCAGCTGACCCTGGGCACCTTCGTCGGCACCTTCGTGTTCGCGATCCTGTCACTGGTCGTCATCGGCCCGGGCTCGCACGGCGACCTCGTCCCGCACCTGTCCATCACGGTCTGCATGGTGCTGGTGATGGCCGACCTGGCCGTCCTGATCTACTTCATCCACCACATCGCCACCTCCATCCAGCTGCCCAGGGTCATCGCCAGCATCGCGGCGGAGCTCTCCGCGGCGATCGAGGCGGGTGCGGGCGAACCGGCCCGGGCCGACGAGGTCACCACCGGGCCGTCGGCGGCCGAACTGCACGCCCGGCTCGACACCGCCGGCGCGGCCGTCCCGGCGCCGGCCAGCGGCTACCTGCAGTTCGTCCGGCACCGCACGCTGGTCCGGATGGCGGCGGAGCTCGACGCCGTCATCCGGCTGGACCACCGGCCCGGGCACTTCCTGGTGCAGGGGCACCAGCTCGCCACGGTCTGGCCCGCCGAGGCGGCGCCCGAGGTGGCCCGGCGGTTCGCCCGCGCCCACGTCACCGGCTCGACCCGGACGCTCGCCCAGGACATCGCCTTCGCCGTCGACCAGATGGTGGAGATCGCGATCCGGGCGCTGTCCACCGCCGTGAACGACACCTTCACCGCCCTGACCTGCGTCGACTGGCTCGGCGAGGGCCTGTGCCGGATCGCCGCCCGCTGGTACCCCGACCCCGTCCACCGGGACGAGAGCGGACACATCCGGGTGATGACCGCCCCTGTGAGTTACGAACGGCTGGTCCAGCGCGCCTTCGAGAAGATCCGCCAGGCCGCCCCCGGCATGCCGGCCATCCTGATCCGCCAGCTCGACGCCCTCGCGGAGATCATGTCGGAGACGAAGACCGAGCAGCAGCGTCAGGTGCTCCTCGCCCAGGCCGAGATGATCGAACGCCTCAGCCGCGAGTCGATCACCGAACCGTCGGACCGCGAGGACGTCCACCGCCGCTACCTGACCCTCCTCGCCGTCCACGCCGCCCTCACCCCGCGTGCCTGA
- a CDS encoding alpha/beta fold hydrolase — protein MMSIRPPRRRRTARRLLTALAGATAGVLVTGLAVGPAAVPARAGSGTGEPLGTALGSALGTVARTVGHARYEPGPCPRTADPAPGLQGARCGKLTVPEDRDHPEGRKLALGVAIVPATHRTADDPIVWLAGGPGDDAVSEIQLALNGHLNHDRDVIFMSQRGTYSADPPLTCPNIDEFNARALDLAYDARSTGRLHVEATRDCRDALEGRGADLGAYNGTESAADYADLRVALGIEQWNVFGISYGTDLALLYMRLHPKGIRSVGIDGVLPPSLAGGAVGWKAAREGFDGLFDACAEQTACDDRYPDLKGTFTRLVRELEAEPVSTTVTVPGHPEPVKVVLDGGALVNWLVSATHLAAGVPRSIDELAHGNPKRVAEQWAGGKLSPQAVGRTSHGLAYGVFCSEWTPFESQAEVIRAGHRAFPSFPRSVVANAPLLAFLHKDCRAWDVPAAPDSVRDVTDSDIPTLVLSGGFDAQTAPSSGPYAARTLSRSTEVTVPYVAHVVFADSPCAQSITRSFFDAPTAPDTGCLAGLKPPAFEIAP, from the coding sequence ATGATGTCCATCCGCCCGCCCCGGCGCCGACGCACCGCGCGACGGCTCCTGACCGCACTGGCCGGGGCCACCGCCGGCGTCCTCGTCACCGGCCTCGCCGTCGGCCCCGCCGCGGTGCCCGCCCGGGCCGGGTCCGGCACCGGGGAACCCCTCGGCACGGCCCTCGGCTCAGCCCTCGGCACGGTCGCCCGGACGGTGGGTCACGCCCGCTACGAGCCGGGCCCCTGCCCGCGTACCGCCGACCCGGCCCCCGGGCTGCAGGGGGCCCGCTGCGGGAAGCTCACCGTGCCCGAGGACCGGGACCACCCCGAGGGGCGGAAGCTCGCCCTCGGGGTCGCGATCGTGCCGGCCACGCACCGGACGGCCGACGACCCGATCGTCTGGCTGGCCGGCGGGCCCGGCGACGACGCGGTCTCCGAGATCCAACTGGCCCTCAACGGCCACCTGAACCACGACCGGGACGTGATCTTCATGTCCCAGCGCGGGACCTACTCCGCCGACCCGCCGCTCACCTGCCCGAACATCGACGAGTTCAACGCCCGCGCCCTCGACCTCGCCTACGACGCGCGGTCCACCGGGCGCCTGCACGTCGAGGCGACCCGGGACTGCCGCGACGCGCTGGAGGGCCGCGGGGCCGACCTCGGGGCGTACAACGGCACCGAGAGCGCCGCCGACTACGCGGACCTGCGGGTGGCCCTGGGCATCGAGCAGTGGAACGTGTTCGGCATCTCCTACGGCACCGACCTGGCCCTGCTCTACATGCGGCTGCACCCGAAGGGCATCCGCTCGGTCGGCATCGACGGCGTCCTGCCGCCGTCCCTGGCGGGCGGGGCCGTCGGTTGGAAGGCCGCCCGCGAGGGCTTCGACGGCCTGTTCGACGCCTGCGCGGAGCAGACCGCCTGCGACGACCGCTACCCGGACCTGAAGGGCACCTTCACACGCCTCGTCCGGGAGCTGGAGGCCGAACCGGTCAGCACCACCGTCACCGTCCCGGGCCACCCCGAGCCGGTGAAGGTCGTGCTGGACGGCGGGGCCCTGGTGAACTGGCTGGTCTCCGCCACCCACCTGGCGGCCGGAGTACCCCGCTCCATCGACGAGTTGGCGCACGGCAACCCGAAGCGGGTCGCCGAACAGTGGGCGGGCGGCAAGCTCAGCCCGCAGGCCGTCGGGCGAACCTCCCACGGGCTCGCCTACGGCGTCTTCTGCAGCGAGTGGACGCCCTTCGAGAGCCAGGCCGAGGTGATCCGGGCCGGGCACCGCGCGTTCCCGTCCTTCCCCCGGTCGGTGGTGGCCAACGCCCCGCTGCTCGCCTTCCTCCACAAGGACTGCCGGGCCTGGGACGTTCCCGCGGCGCCGGACTCGGTCCGGGACGTGACCGACAGCGACATCCCGACCCTCGTGCTGTCCGGCGGGTTCGACGCCCAGACCGCACCGAGCAGCGGGCCGTACGCCGCCCGGACGCTCAGCCGGTCCACGGAGGTGACGGTCCCCTACGTCGCTCACGTGGTCTTCGCCGACTCGCCGTGCGCGCAGTCGATCACGCGGTCCTTCTTCGACGCTCCGACCGCCCCGGACACCGGTTGCCTCGCGGGTCTCAAGCCGCCCGCGTTCGAGATCGCGCCGTAA
- a CDS encoding FMN-binding glutamate synthase family protein has translation MRARKIGAAAATAVAVLAARDLIQKRHALLRNFPVLGHARYLLETIGPELRQYIVTSNEEERPFSRDQRSWIYASAKEENNYFGFGTEVDVEHVQGHAYVKQRTFAGALPDTHDPQAPLPSAKVLGGPRGRAKAFRPASVVNISAMSFGSLSGAAITALNKGAALAGAMHNTGEGGLSPHHRNGGDLVLQLGTAYFGCRNEDGSFNLDKLKEVVAGAPVRAIEIKLSQGAKPGLGGMLPGAKVTPEIAGIRGIPVGKDCASPSRHTAFGDVDSMLDFVELLATETGLPVGVKSAVGEMGFWQELAALMARGDRGVDFVTIDGGEGGTGAAPRMFADSVSLPFRMGFSRVYGTFAELGLTDELTFIGSGKLGLPENAAVAFALGVDMINVAREAMLSIGCIQAQKCHTDKCPTGIATQNPWLAHGLDPISKATRAAVYLRTLRRELMKVSSAVGVAHPALITADDVEIMNGDYEARTLAGVYGYKEGWGELGPHLAEEITALVAGAPASPRKPTV, from the coding sequence ATGCGAGCCCGGAAGATCGGTGCGGCCGCCGCGACAGCGGTGGCGGTCCTGGCTGCCCGCGACCTCATCCAGAAGAGGCACGCGCTGCTCCGGAACTTCCCGGTGCTCGGGCACGCCCGGTACCTGCTGGAGACGATCGGCCCGGAGCTGCGGCAGTACATCGTGACCTCCAACGAGGAGGAGCGCCCCTTCAGCCGCGACCAGCGCAGCTGGATCTACGCCTCGGCGAAGGAGGAGAACAACTACTTCGGGTTCGGCACCGAGGTCGACGTCGAGCACGTACAGGGGCACGCCTACGTCAAGCAGCGCACCTTCGCCGGCGCGCTGCCCGACACCCATGACCCGCAGGCCCCGCTGCCCTCGGCCAAGGTGCTGGGCGGCCCGCGCGGGCGGGCCAAGGCCTTCCGGCCGGCGAGCGTGGTGAACATCTCGGCGATGAGCTTCGGCTCGCTCTCCGGCGCGGCCATCACGGCGCTCAACAAGGGCGCGGCGCTGGCGGGCGCGATGCACAACACCGGTGAGGGCGGCCTCTCGCCGCACCACCGCAACGGCGGTGACCTCGTCCTCCAGCTCGGCACGGCGTACTTCGGCTGCCGCAACGAGGACGGCAGCTTCAACCTCGACAAGCTCAAGGAGGTGGTCGCCGGCGCACCCGTCAGGGCGATAGAGATCAAGCTCTCCCAGGGCGCCAAGCCCGGGCTGGGCGGGATGCTTCCGGGCGCGAAGGTGACCCCGGAGATCGCCGGGATCCGTGGCATCCCCGTCGGCAAGGACTGCGCCTCCCCGTCGCGGCACACCGCGTTCGGCGACGTCGACTCGATGCTCGACTTCGTCGAACTGCTCGCCACCGAGACCGGTCTGCCGGTCGGGGTCAAGAGCGCGGTGGGGGAGATGGGCTTCTGGCAGGAGCTGGCCGCGCTCATGGCGCGTGGTGACCGCGGCGTCGACTTCGTGACGATCGACGGCGGCGAGGGCGGCACCGGGGCGGCGCCGCGGATGTTCGCCGACTCGGTGTCGCTGCCGTTCCGGATGGGCTTCTCCCGGGTCTACGGCACCTTCGCCGAGCTGGGGCTGACCGACGAGCTGACCTTCATCGGCTCCGGCAAGCTCGGCCTGCCCGAGAACGCCGCGGTCGCCTTCGCCCTGGGCGTCGACATGATCAACGTGGCCCGCGAGGCGATGCTGTCGATCGGCTGCATCCAGGCCCAGAAGTGCCACACCGACAAGTGCCCCACCGGCATCGCGACCCAGAACCCGTGGCTGGCCCACGGCCTCGACCCGATCTCGAAGGCGACCAGGGCCGCCGTCTACCTGCGCACCCTGCGCAGGGAGCTGATGAAGGTCTCGTCGGCCGTCGGCGTCGCCCACCCGGCCCTCATCACGGCCGACGACGTCGAGATCATGAACGGCGACTACGAGGCCCGCACCCTGGCCGGTGTCTACGGCTACAAGGAGGGCTGGGGCGAGCTCGGCCCGCACCTCGCCGAGGAGATCACGGCCCTGGTCGCCGGCGCGCCCGCCTCCCCGCGGAAGCCGACCGTCTGA
- a CDS encoding solute symporter family protein, which translates to MTHHLTHHQLAVSTAQSASNKGLTIGLFVALVAVTLVITLWARRSTRGTGGFYTGGGQFSALQNGIAISGDYLSAASFLGIAGIIALNGYDGFLYSIGFLVAWLVALLMVAELLRNTGRFTMADVLAARLRSGPMRTAAGVSTIVVSIFYLIAQMVGAATIVGQLLDVKGASAQIWTIVGVGALMIVYVVVGGMKGTTWVQIVKAVLLIAGAAVMTFWVLAKYGFDLSHLLGDAATASKKGDAFLQPGLKYGATDGWSKLDLVSLGTALVLGTAALPHVLVRFYTVPTGRDARKSVNWAIGIIGVFYLMTLVLGFGAAALVGTATIKEKDPSGNTAATLLAQHLGGGAGTTGGSLMLAFIAAVAFATILAVVAGLTLTSSSSFAHDLYASVIRKGKATERQELVTAKIAAVVIGAVAVALSIFARDLNVAFLVALAFAIAASANLPAILLTLFWKRFTTFGAKCGIYAGLISSIGLVLLSPICWGGASGTVHAVKLTAGQAKDCGVEASSKQVGNATALISCTTTAPVPLQNPGVISIPIGFAAAVLGSLAGGRRRRDEETDGLTFKELEVRALTGVGR; encoded by the coding sequence ATGACACACCACCTGACACATCATCAACTCGCCGTGTCCACTGCCCAGTCGGCCTCGAACAAGGGCCTGACCATCGGCCTGTTCGTCGCCCTGGTGGCGGTGACCCTCGTCATCACCCTCTGGGCCCGGCGCAGCACCCGCGGTACCGGCGGCTTCTACACCGGCGGCGGCCAGTTCTCCGCGCTGCAGAACGGGATCGCCATCTCGGGCGACTACCTGTCCGCGGCCTCCTTCCTCGGCATCGCCGGGATCATCGCGCTCAACGGCTACGACGGCTTCCTCTACTCGATCGGGTTCCTGGTCGCGTGGCTGGTCGCGCTGCTGATGGTCGCCGAACTGCTGCGCAACACCGGCCGGTTCACCATGGCCGACGTGCTGGCCGCGCGGCTGCGCAGCGGGCCGATGCGCACAGCGGCGGGTGTGTCGACCATCGTGGTCTCGATCTTCTACCTGATCGCGCAGATGGTCGGCGCGGCGACGATCGTGGGGCAGCTGCTCGACGTCAAGGGCGCCTCCGCGCAGATCTGGACCATCGTCGGGGTCGGTGCCCTGATGATCGTCTACGTCGTGGTCGGCGGGATGAAGGGCACCACCTGGGTGCAGATCGTCAAGGCGGTGCTGCTGATCGCCGGCGCGGCCGTGATGACCTTCTGGGTGCTGGCGAAGTACGGGTTCGACCTCAGCCACCTGCTCGGGGACGCCGCCACGGCCTCCAAGAAGGGCGACGCCTTCCTCCAGCCCGGCCTGAAGTACGGGGCGACCGACGGCTGGTCGAAGCTCGACCTGGTCAGCCTCGGCACCGCCCTGGTGCTGGGCACCGCGGCCCTTCCGCACGTGCTGGTCCGCTTCTACACCGTCCCGACCGGCCGCGACGCGCGCAAGTCGGTGAACTGGGCGATCGGCATCATCGGGGTCTTCTACCTGATGACCCTGGTGCTCGGCTTCGGCGCGGCCGCGCTGGTCGGCACGGCGACGATCAAGGAGAAGGACCCGTCCGGCAACACCGCCGCCACCCTGCTGGCCCAGCACCTCGGCGGCGGCGCGGGCACCACCGGCGGCTCCCTGATGCTCGCCTTCATCGCGGCCGTTGCCTTCGCCACCATCCTCGCGGTGGTCGCCGGGCTCACCCTGACCTCCTCGTCCTCCTTCGCCCACGACCTGTACGCCAGCGTGATCCGCAAGGGCAAGGCCACCGAGCGGCAGGAGCTGGTCACGGCGAAGATCGCCGCCGTCGTCATCGGCGCGGTCGCGGTCGCCCTGTCGATCTTCGCCAGGGACCTCAACGTGGCGTTCCTGGTGGCCCTGGCCTTCGCCATCGCGGCCTCGGCCAACCTGCCGGCGATCCTGCTGACCCTGTTCTGGAAGCGCTTCACCACCTTCGGCGCCAAGTGCGGCATCTACGCGGGCCTGATCAGCTCGATCGGCCTGGTGCTGCTCTCCCCGATCTGCTGGGGCGGCGCGAGTGGCACGGTCCACGCCGTGAAGTTGACGGCCGGCCAGGCGAAGGACTGCGGGGTGGAGGCGTCCAGCAAGCAGGTCGGCAACGCCACGGCGCTGATCTCCTGCACCACCACCGCCCCGGTCCCGCTGCAGAACCCGGGCGTCATCTCGATCCCGATCGGGTTCGCGGCCGCGGTCCTCGGTTCGCTGGCCGGCGGGCGCCGCCGTCGCGACGAGGAGACGGACGGACTCACCTTCAAGGAGCTCGAAGTCCGCGCGCTCACCGGTGTGGGGCGGTAG
- a CDS encoding alpha/beta hydrolase, whose protein sequence is MLEVPESRADRGGRTVRLAVAIVPATSGKPAGDPVVFMEGGPGGDAFGSIPFLVASGVNHDRDLIVMAQRGTLHSQPALLCPEIDRFTAEAVGLRYDAPSTGRRLVRAAKECRDRLAADGTDLDAYNTTENAADFADLRRALGIERWNVYGYSYGTELALTYLRLHPEGIRSVAIDSVVPPDIVSLPWTWDSAREGIGAVLAACAAQPVCGRRFPDLPETLTEQTRRLEAHPLRLTAQPPSGGDPVEVVLDGGALVNLLVANAVKAVDVPAALDELARGNPERFARAQAAGARTAVGETAHGLTQSVACSEWVPGYTRRDLLEAGREAFPGWPDRVLAQAPQLPFEDRVCRAWDVADRTDVQRVATVSDVPTLVLSGTFDAKSGAAWGPYAARTLSRSTTVRIPGIGHWVVPQSPCAQRVLASFLADPTAPDTACAAGLAPKPFTITPEPESA, encoded by the coding sequence ATGCTGGAGGTGCCGGAGAGCCGCGCCGACCGCGGCGGACGGACCGTCCGGCTGGCCGTCGCGATCGTCCCGGCGACCTCGGGGAAGCCGGCCGGGGATCCGGTGGTGTTCATGGAAGGGGGCCCCGGCGGCGACGCGTTCGGGAGCATCCCGTTCCTGGTCGCTTCCGGCGTGAACCACGACCGCGACCTGATCGTCATGGCCCAGCGCGGCACGCTCCACTCCCAGCCGGCCCTCCTCTGCCCGGAGATCGACCGGTTCACGGCGGAGGCCGTCGGGCTGCGCTACGACGCGCCGTCGACCGGGCGGCGGCTGGTGCGTGCGGCGAAGGAGTGCCGGGACCGTCTGGCGGCCGACGGGACCGACCTGGACGCCTACAACACGACCGAGAACGCCGCGGACTTCGCCGATCTGCGCAGGGCGCTGGGCATCGAGCGCTGGAACGTCTACGGGTACTCGTACGGGACCGAACTGGCCCTCACCTACCTGCGCCTGCACCCCGAGGGGATCCGCTCGGTGGCGATCGACTCGGTCGTACCGCCGGACATCGTGAGCCTGCCGTGGACGTGGGACAGCGCCCGGGAGGGGATCGGGGCGGTCCTCGCGGCGTGTGCCGCCCAGCCCGTCTGCGGGCGCCGTTTCCCGGACCTCCCGGAGACGCTGACGGAGCAGACGAGGCGGCTGGAGGCGCACCCCCTGCGGCTGACGGCGCAACCGCCGTCGGGAGGGGACCCGGTGGAGGTCGTCCTCGACGGGGGCGCCCTGGTGAACCTGCTGGTCGCCAATGCGGTCAAGGCCGTCGACGTCCCCGCGGCGCTCGACGAACTCGCCCGGGGGAATCCGGAACGCTTCGCGCGGGCCCAGGCCGCGGGCGCGCGGACCGCCGTCGGCGAGACCGCCCACGGCCTGACGCAGTCGGTGGCCTGCAGCGAGTGGGTGCCGGGGTACACGCGGCGCGACCTGCTGGAGGCGGGCCGAGAGGCCTTCCCCGGGTGGCCGGACCGGGTGCTGGCCCAGGCGCCGCAGCTGCCCTTCGAGGACCGGGTGTGCCGGGCCTGGGACGTCGCGGACCGCACCGACGTCCAGCGGGTGGCCACCGTCAGCGACGTGCCGACGCTGGTCCTCTCCGGAACCTTCGACGCCAAGTCCGGGGCGGCCTGGGGACCGTACGCGGCCCGGACGCTGTCCCGCTCCACCACCGTGCGGATCCCCGGCATCGGCCACTGGGTGGTTCCCCAATCCCCCTGCGCGCAGCGCGTCCTGGCCTCCTTCCTGGCGGATCCGACCGCGCCGGACACCGCCTGCGCAGCCGGACTCGCCCCCAAACCGTTCACCATCACCCCTGAACCGGAGTCCGCATGA
- a CDS encoding DUF485 domain-containing protein, which translates to MIDPAASSRGDTPWIGDDPRFTELRAAYRRFVFPVTVAFLLWFLAYVLCSAYARGFMATKVVGSINVALVFGLLQFVSTFGIALAYGRFAARRLDPLAAALRSVAQSRPRVPAGRVGDQELQELTEKQA; encoded by the coding sequence ATGATCGACCCGGCCGCTTCCTCGCGCGGTGACACACCCTGGATCGGCGACGATCCGCGTTTCACCGAGTTGCGCGCCGCCTACCGCAGGTTCGTGTTCCCGGTGACGGTGGCGTTCCTGCTCTGGTTCCTGGCGTACGTCCTCTGCTCGGCCTACGCCCGCGGCTTCATGGCGACCAAGGTCGTCGGGAGCATCAACGTGGCCCTGGTCTTCGGACTGTTGCAGTTCGTCTCGACCTTCGGCATCGCCCTGGCCTACGGCCGGTTCGCCGCACGGCGCTTGGACCCGCTGGCCGCGGCCCTGCGGAGCGTGGCGCAGTCCCGTCCGCGCGTCCCGGCCGGCCGCGTCGGCGACCAGGAACTGCAGGAACTGACGGAGAAGCAGGCATGA
- a CDS encoding ABC transporter substrate-binding protein: protein MRPRRILVTALAALASLASLTACGGTSSAAKSSDNPYQLSVPGTIRVGTLSDAPPNVYLKDGKFTGFDNDLFTAVAAKTGLKVEFASTDFSSLLSQVANHKFDVGSSSITVTEARKKTVDFTNGYDFGYFGLDVPAGSPITAFDQLAGKRVVVVQGTVQDDYATKNNLNPVRVPDYNGALNQLKAGTAEAWISPAEIGEKSAQDSGGKVVLAQKQLSPAPTAFAVAKDRPQLLAALNKALEEVIADGTWTRLQEQYYPGRPVPDGFKPGSGTTAFPPVQAAAPATGAAPATASATP, encoded by the coding sequence ATGCGTCCGCGCCGGATTCTCGTCACCGCACTCGCTGCTCTCGCCTCCCTCGCCTCGCTCACCGCCTGCGGCGGGACCTCCTCGGCGGCCAAGTCCTCCGACAATCCGTACCAGTTGTCGGTGCCGGGGACGATTCGCGTCGGCACCCTCTCGGATGCACCGCCGAACGTGTACCTCAAGGACGGCAAGTTCACCGGCTTCGACAACGACCTGTTCACCGCCGTCGCCGCCAAGACCGGCCTCAAGGTGGAGTTCGCCTCGACGGACTTCTCCTCCCTGCTGTCGCAGGTCGCCAACCACAAGTTCGACGTGGGCAGTTCGTCCATCACCGTGACCGAGGCCCGCAAGAAGACGGTGGACTTCACCAACGGGTACGACTTCGGGTACTTCGGGCTCGACGTCCCCGCCGGCTCGCCGATCACCGCCTTCGACCAGCTCGCCGGCAAGCGCGTCGTGGTCGTCCAGGGAACCGTCCAGGACGACTACGCCACCAAGAACAACCTCAACCCGGTGCGGGTGCCCGACTACAACGGCGCGCTGAACCAGCTCAAGGCCGGGACGGCCGAGGCCTGGATCTCGCCCGCGGAGATCGGCGAGAAGAGCGCACAGGACAGCGGCGGCAAGGTGGTCCTCGCGCAGAAGCAGCTCAGCCCCGCACCGACCGCCTTCGCCGTCGCCAAGGACCGCCCGCAGCTGCTCGCCGCGCTGAACAAGGCACTTGAGGAGGTGATCGCGGACGGCACGTGGACCCGCCTCCAGGAGCAGTACTACCCGGGCCGGCCGGTGCCGGACGGCTTCAAGCCCGGCAGCGGCACGACCGCATTCCCGCCGGTTCAGGCGGCGGCCCCGGCCACGGGCGCCGCACCGGCCACCGCCTCCGCGACGCCCTGA
- a CDS encoding cysteine dioxygenase family protein — protein MQPRSNLDEFLSDLTRYAAADVLTAQLTADTLRKYLRAGLIVPDDLCAGDTDGYAQRLLHAGRTHSVVALTWLPGQSTPIHDHVAWCVSGVVEGVEVDEAYRLWRLPRSGRKVLVPSARTTCSPGRVQLLVPPDEDIHRVSNGGTGRAVSLHVYGADIARSGGSSINRIFGQEVVDRPPDGARPVSWRSPADLAP, from the coding sequence GTGCAACCGCGCTCCAACCTCGACGAGTTCCTGTCCGACCTGACGCGCTACGCCGCCGCGGACGTGCTGACCGCCCAGCTCACCGCCGACACCCTGCGCAAGTACCTGCGCGCCGGGCTGATCGTTCCCGACGACCTGTGCGCCGGTGACACCGACGGCTACGCACAGCGGCTGCTGCACGCCGGACGGACGCACTCCGTGGTGGCCCTGACCTGGCTGCCCGGGCAGTCCACCCCGATCCACGACCACGTCGCCTGGTGCGTGTCGGGGGTGGTGGAGGGCGTCGAGGTGGACGAGGCGTACCGGCTGTGGCGGCTGCCCCGGTCCGGCCGCAAGGTGCTGGTGCCGTCCGCCCGCACCACCTGCTCTCCCGGCCGGGTGCAGCTCCTGGTGCCGCCCGACGAGGACATCCACCGGGTGTCGAACGGCGGCACCGGACGTGCGGTCTCGCTGCACGTGTACGGCGCCGACATCGCGCGGAGCGGGGGCAGTTCGATCAACCGGATCTTCGGACAGGAGGTCGTGGACCGCCCGCCGGACGGGGCCCGTCCGGTGAGCTGGCGGAGCCCGGCCGACCTGGCCCCGTGA
- a CDS encoding DUF4436 family protein has product MNALARLRGHRFVLAVVLLALACGTGITLYLDERETRQQIRALAVPSAPDWVELNVASQDFDPGGAQLTLFVVAVPHGGLAQGPGSSAFTRQVEITVGAITRTVLRTAPGEVTAPQLVQAGLYGGTETDYPFDRYRFTVGFSASDATGAVPVGLVFGDADPFFAVHPTAEHPAADGPTTGTVVLNARATRARSTLILAWFMIAAMWALALAVMGGAEVLYRGRLGMVWPALGWMAATMFALIGMRNAAPGGPPIGSLIDYVAFFWAEAIIATSLTAAVITGTRVERRKRGAEAARAARAEPGGPGEQGEPGGP; this is encoded by the coding sequence GTGAACGCCCTCGCCAGGCTGCGCGGCCACCGCTTCGTCCTCGCCGTCGTGCTGCTCGCCCTCGCCTGCGGGACGGGCATCACGCTCTACCTCGACGAGCGCGAAACCCGGCAGCAGATCCGGGCGCTCGCGGTGCCGAGCGCCCCCGACTGGGTCGAACTGAACGTAGCGTCCCAGGACTTCGACCCCGGGGGCGCTCAGCTGACGCTCTTCGTGGTGGCCGTTCCGCACGGCGGCCTGGCCCAGGGCCCCGGCTCGTCCGCCTTCACCCGCCAGGTGGAGATCACGGTCGGGGCGATCACCAGGACCGTCCTGCGCACGGCGCCCGGGGAGGTGACGGCACCTCAACTCGTGCAGGCCGGACTCTACGGCGGCACCGAGACCGATTACCCCTTCGACCGCTACCGGTTCACCGTCGGCTTCTCGGCCTCGGACGCCACCGGCGCCGTGCCCGTCGGCCTCGTCTTCGGTGACGCGGACCCGTTCTTCGCCGTCCACCCCACCGCCGAACACCCCGCCGCCGACGGCCCGACCACCGGGACCGTGGTCCTGAACGCGCGGGCCACCCGGGCGCGCAGCACGCTGATCCTGGCCTGGTTCATGATCGCCGCGATGTGGGCACTCGCGCTGGCCGTCATGGGCGGCGCGGAGGTGCTGTACCGCGGCCGCCTGGGAATGGTGTGGCCCGCCCTCGGCTGGATGGCGGCGACGATGTTCGCGCTGATCGGCATGCGGAACGCCGCGCCGGGCGGACCGCCGATCGGCTCGCTGATCGACTACGTCGCGTTCTTCTGGGCCGAGGCGATCATCGCGACCAGCCTGACCGCCGCCGTGATCACCGGCACCCGCGTCGAGCGTCGGAAGCGCGGTGCGGAGGCGGCGCGGGCCGCGCGGGCGGAGCCGGGCGGGCCGGGGGAGCAGGGCGAGCCGGGCGGGCCCTGA